CTGCTGTTCAAGGTGCTATCTTGACCGGTCAATCCACTTCTGAAGAAACCAAGGACTTGTTGTTATTGGATGTTGCTCCATTATCCCTAGGTGTTGGTATGCAAGGTGACATGTTCGGTATTGTCGTCCCAAGAAACACTACCGTTCCAACTATTAAGAGAAGAACTTTCACTACCTGTGGTGACAACCAAACTACCGTTCAATTCCCAGTCTACCAAGGTGAACGTGTCAACTGTAAAGAAAACACTTTGTTGGGTGAATTCGACTTGAAGAACATCCCAATGATGCCAGCTGGTGAACCAGTCTTGGAAGCTATCTTCGAAGTTGATGCCAACGGTATCTTGAAGGTCACTGCCGTCGAAAAGTCTACCGGTAAGTCTTCTAACATCACTATCTCTAATGCTGTTGGTAGATTGTCCtctgaagaaattgaaaagatggtCAACCAAGCTGAAGAATTCAAGGCTGCCGACGAAGCTTTCGCCAAGAAACACGAAGCCAAACAAAGATTGGAATCATATGTTGCTTCCATTGAGCAAACCGTCACTGACCCAGTCTTATCTTCCAAATTGAAGAGGGGTTCCAAGTCCAAGATTGAGGCTGCTTTGTCTGATGCTTTGGCCGCTTTGCAAATTGAAGACCCATCTGCTGATGAATTGAGAAAGGCTGAAGTTGGTTTGAAGAGAGTTGTCACCAAGGCCATGTCTTCTCGTTAAGATTGCATTCATCACATATATGAATATTACTTATATTGTATAtaaattttgttttctcttaACTTTGTATCCttaataaaataaaattcaCAAGTATCACAACTAAAAGTATTTGTTTGCTTTCGGTGTACATTTGTTCAATAGGTTAACCACATTGAACCTCTAATGAATGTTTTTCACGACATCAATGGCGTAAATtatataaaatgaaaaaccaATATCAATGCATATacatattattatattttgtattttaaCTATGcaagaaaagcaaagtaGAACATCGATTGAGTATTGATAATCGTTTTGTATCGGCAAAAATgttaaaattttcttggaaaaattctctAAACTACACTTTCTAAGCAGAAACATTAAAATCTATACATATTTAATACACTAACATATGCGCACACCAACATTTGTATCACAGCTCTTATGAGGTCCACGAATAGCATCAAACTGCAAAATCCCTCCACATTTTAGACATTCTGGCCCTTTAATAGGCAATCCTTCAGGGGTTATGCCCAATTTCTCACCTTTATcctttgccttttttaCTTCGCGTGCTTCTGGTACATATTTACAACTTATACAGTGATGACCACTGAATTTGTACCTTCCATAGCATCTAGCGCATACTCGATTTTTACCGCTCCAATCTTtgtaaaaatatttgatgCCCTTTCTGGGACAGGCAATGCAATgtttcaagtttttcctttgggATATTTTGTGTTGTTCTCCTACACAACAGCTACCACATGATTTTACTTCTATTTTGTTGCCTAACAAGAAATTCTTATGGCCTTCTATGCTGAGTCCATATACTGTACTCTCGCCTTGGAAATCGTCCGTAAATCCGAAATATACTGGTTCCCTTTTCACAGCTGGTGGAACCTCCCTCGTTTTGTGACCACTTCGACAATATGACAAGACATTTTGTAATGTTGTTCCTCCAGCAACATTACAATCATAAGTAAATTGGCATTGgacttttcttccttcaataGTTTCTTCCCTAGCCGATCTCGTTGTCACAGTAGCTGACATTCCAAGAGATCTTGAGATATGAACAATACCGTCCATAATGGATGAGTAAACAGTTTGAATCGCTATTTTGTAGGATTCAGGGCCTTCGCCCTTTTTCACAACATACCCATCTGAATCAATCAAACCAGCCAAAAATGCTTCGCGAACTTCTACATGTTCACCGTACATAAAATCCGGGATTTGCTTTTCTCCATCGAAATCccttttgaatttcagTGTTGTGACAGCTTTCCAGAAGGGATTGTTTTTCCTCAAATTCCTtgtttttctattttcaCCTGGACCATCACCATAGTGAAGCCTCACATGCTTGGCACGTAACGGGATATGGTCATCACAAACTGTAAGATAGAGACCCCAAGTTTTTGCATGCTCTCTTAAACTTTCCATCAGTTTAGGGTCCAAGCTGTCTACTGAGATCTCAGGCTCTTTTGTTGTACCGTCACCTAGCCATAAACCAAGCATCCAAGCCATGCTTTTCACAGCTGGAGTTACAAGGTCGTTACGTCCAGTGAGAAATTTAGATAAAACCCCATTACCGGTAACTACTGGACTGAATCTTATACAGCTAGAAATTCTCAACTGAGCATCAAGATAATCCAAATCTCTGACTTCAATGTCAAAGTTAAAATACTCGCCTTTTGAGCGCTCCATTTCCTCAATGAAGCGTTTTGCCGCAAATTCACCCTCCACAGTCATTGGAAAAGTTTTGTggtgattttttggaattgttattattcttCCGTCAAGTGTCTGAGATTGCTGTAGATTTCTCCATCTCACTTTATATTTGGTGGCATTTCTACCGTTTTTTTCTAACAATGGTTTCGTGGGGACCCTAACAGACAGCTTGTGACCTGCAGTACATTGAAAGTCCAGGCGCTGATAGACGGTTCTACGCCTAGGGTCTAATTTACCAGGTTCACCTTCAAAAGCTCTATGCTTGGTTTTTTGCTGAATATTATAAATTTTCTGGTAGCCTTGTGTGACACTTACAACGCGGGCGGCAGAACCGTCTGCGCACATAACGTAAGAGTTGGCCGTGAGGTTTGCAATGTCTTTAATTTCGCCATTGGCCATTAAAATAGTGGTATTCTCGGAAAGCATCGTTATAGGTTATATTGAAATAATTGCTGTCTATATATATCTCTGGGTTGAGAGTAATTGATTATAATGGAAGAAAAGCCATTCTGATTACGAATTGATTAGAATTCTATGAGCTTTAAATATTTGGTAACTATTGGTATAATTACAGTGCTTCAACAAGCTTTACTTGAAGTTAAAGAGCTCTCAGATCCCTTTCTGCGGCTTTACCTGAATATTAGTCGATATTTTCGTGGTTTTACACCTTGTAGAACGCCTAAAACGCAGTGCAGCTGACAGCAGTAGCATTAATTTttatgaagaagatgcATTGTTCCTCTACAAGAGATGTTGATGTAAACAAATAAATTCTTTTTCGTGGTAGGTTGATGTAAATAATAACATGGTTTTCGTGGCATTGGTGTATACAATGTCCATTGAGTATATTATGGGTTTTATTTTCGTGAATCACTGAAAGCAATAGGGACAGTTTCTGCGAACCCTTCCAGTAGTCTATCGCATCAAATTTAGGTGCTCGTGTAAGCAGCCATATCAGTTTTCGTGGCACTCGTGTATGTAATTACATCATTTTTCGTGGCACTCGTGTATGTATTTACATCAATTTTCGTGCGACTCGTCCATGCTTCTATCATGAAGTTCTTGCAGAGAACCGCATCCAGCTTCGTGGAGCACTGATGTGTACAAGCACATACTTTTTCGTGAGGTACCCATGTCTGGAATTACATCAGCTTTCGTGAAGCGCTCATTTATTCCCTCACATAATTTTTCGTGGGCTACCCATGTCTACAATTACATCAACTTTCGTGAAGAACCGATGTATTCACTCCTATAGTCCTTGCAGACCGTCGGTATACAATTAAATCAGTTTTCGTGGTTTACCAATTTGATAGAGACAGTTTTCGTGAAGAAATGATATGTGCCCTCACCATCAGTTTTCGTGGAACTGATTTGTGGTGTTATGGCGTCTGTCCgtttttcaactttatAACAGTAATGAAGACTATTCTCAAATAGGAAATGTAATGAGTTTGGCGATAAAGTCTAATTGAGAACGCCAAATCGATCGGGAGTTACAAAATTGCCATAATCGAGACAAATAGTGCATTCCCTTCTACTCAattgatttgaagagaaCTCCCTGCGGTTGTTTCTTGGAGTTATCACTTGGACATCGGGTGCTCTCCAAAAACGAAGGCTCTACGAACTCGTTGACGCCCCTCAGACAGATTAGCCGCCACGGAATCAAACTTTTCCGTGATTCAGcccaaatcattttttcacagATCATTCGTAGAGTGAAAAAGCACATCGATTATTCGATACCCCTTTCAGCTATTTGCCGttgagatttttttctcattttgtTCGAAGAGCAATCTCTTCAGCATTATAGTGTGCTGGTTTTTATTTAAATTGATCTATCTCATCACAGGCACGGACAGCGCACTGCCCTGGCCGTagcgaaaaaaatgaaaacggATGTAACCTTTAACATAAATTTCACCATAGGGTGAGTACCGTACGGTGACGGCTGCTACGTTCAGCTGTACGTGGAGTTCTAAGGTCCATCTTCTTGTTGAAATATGTACACTAtgaatcaagaaaataaggagAATCGAAAAGAACGGTGGTAAAAACACTTTCAACATAGACATTATGTCATCTGCCGctgatttgaaaacagtCCTTCCCTATAGACATATGACTGTGAGATCAACGCAAAAAACAAGCCGTTTGATGAACCAAATTCTTTGTACGATTTGATTATCATAGGTATATTATGGGTATCACAAAGGCCTCAAGAAGCATTAGCGCGCTTGTTTTTCTGGTacttactttttttccaatcaTCTTGATCCGCCCTTTTTTGATGTAAGTTTTAACGCGGTAAAACGTACTAATTACTTTctgattcaaaaaaaaacaacttAGTTCTGCCACGCGATTTTAAATCCACAGGCAACTCTCGTAGTAATTAAACGGCAAAGATCAAATCCCAACTTTGTCCTTATTTTGGCATGCATCGATCTCTTGGCCTGGTAAGGAAACGTGCAACTCTAAATCGGATCAGAACAGAACCGGATCATTGATCCTGCTGCCATTTGTCCAAAAGGAAAGCAGAATGTTGGTGTTTGTCTCGAACGTGGCATAATACTCCTTGATCGATAGACATTACCCTAAAAGCTGTGATTTATTATTCCTATTAGAGGTATTTCATCGTTCCGCTATTCCATCAGTATACGGTCATCCAACGGTTCAACAATTGCCTATAACGGTAAAAACGATGTATCAACTTTACGTGTGCAGTTATACCACTCTTTTTGATCACTCGATAGTAAAAATTCCGAAGTACGAATGACTTATGGATATTTCCGACAACGGGACTGCTGCTCCTACTTCCAAGGAACCGAAATGGACTTTTGGGCCCTTCAAAGGTGAGGGAAAGAATAAAGGTATATTTCCAGTAAAGAAGGGCTGCTGAATGTGTGTTTTAATGTTACgaaagatgaaataacGTTAAGAGAGGTGAAAAGATTTACTTTAACAGACTTTTTTTGGTTCTACATAAAACCAGAATTATCCATCAGGTAATTGGTTTTTGATTGCTGTAGTCAAATAGGTCTTAAAATAACATCCTCCAATAACTTCTTATTTGCGAAAGTACGAACTCTACCAAATGATACCTCATTTAGGTAGCTAAAACTCTACATAGAGAATacagaaatttttcttcttggctTTGTTGACCTTATGATATGTATAATATTAAATGGTAAATAATAGCTTCCAACTTTTAGGATCCTCTCGTTTTGCTCTATCAACCGAAACGCAAGTTGAGGAATACAAGATCGAAGACAAAAGATTATTTGTAAACTTTACACCATCTTAATTATGACTGCAATGCCaaatgaactttttttaatgcTGAAATAGTTACATTAAATTAGAAATCGTCCCACTTATCTTCATCCTGGCCGGTTTTCTTATCTGCGTcgtcaattttttgatatccCTCGTAGGTTGTATTGCCTACAGTAGAATTAGCTTCCGCACCACCATTGAAGTTTTTTGTGAAGTTACTAAATGCTTGAAAACCATAACTGCTGGTTTCCTGGAATTTTTGGCCAAATTGGGCGGCAGCCCTCTTTGTCTCTTCGGACAGCTCTCCAGATTGCCATTGTTGGACATGAGGTTTGATAACCGATTCATTTACGTCTTCAAAGGATTTGGAAACAGCACTAGAGAAGAGGCCCCACCCCTTGGTCAATGTTCCCAGTGGGTCtgcttgaaaattttctagGCTCAAAGTGTTAGAGCTTGGGGGCTGTTCTTGTAAAGAGTTCGCTGGTGCACTGCCAAAACCTTGGTATTTACCGCCCTGGGAAGGAGGTAAATGATCTGGCTTAGACTGGTTCTTTTTACCTAGCTCAGTAAAATAAGCTTCGTTTTTctccttttgaaaattgaaagcGTTACCAGAGTTTGCTGGTGTTGCAGATCGGCGATTTTCCAAAGGTGTCCCTTCTCGACTTTGAGCAGTACCAGACGTAGCAGCAGCAGCGACAGAAGCTGAAACTGATAGTTTTGACGCGTCAAAGTCCAAATGTTCGCGCTCTTCAAATGGTTTGTCTTCGCAAAGGCAGGTCAGTTTTTCCTTATAGTCCTCTGCAACGGGGTTATCGTACTTCACTTTTTGTGGTAAACTCAAGTCAATATTATGCGACTTGAACCATTCAGTCAAAGGTTCATTACCACCTTTTTCCATGCGAACCAACTCCTCTGGTTTGAACTGATCCATGGTGATAGATCTAACGAATGAGATATGTACTCCAAGACCTCTATGAATGCCAGCACATTCAAGGCAAATGAAGGCTCCAAATTTAGGCGTCGCCCATTGTGGATTTGGCGCACCACAATCCATACATTTCTTGTTCGCGCCAACTTTTTGTAGCTGCAAAAGGCGTCTGCGGGTATCTGGGTCCACTTTCCAATCCGACATACTCTATATTCCACCTTTAAACTGCACAATCGACATCATATAATCCTTGGGAATCACCTCGATATTCCCTCTTATATTCCTGATATGGTTAAGCCATTTTGGTTTTCGACAAAAATCGGCGTTATTTGCGGGTAACCGCGCGATTTTTAACGTGtcaaacttgaaaaagaatataacaAGCTTTCGAGGAAGATCAAAATACCGGTAGTagaaatataaacaaaaattcCAGAGATTTTATTTAGAATTGCTAGAAAAATATAACTTTAATCATGAGTAGCGCTTCAACACCACCTATTAACTTGTTCCGTAGAAAGAAGGAACATAGACGGGGGATCACATACACAATGCTGTTCTGTGGGCCAGTAGGTACAGGGAAGACTACCTTTGCTAATAATTTATTAGAGACTGATATCTTTCCGCATAGGTATCAGTATGGTAAAACGGGTGCTAATATTATTCCCAATCCAGAAGTGAAAGTTGTCGCCCCAACTAAAGTTGTGTCATTCAACTCCAAGAACGGAATTCCATCTTATAGATCTGAATTTGATCCAATGAGAGCCAATTTGGAACCGGGTATTACCATCACCTCCACTTCATTGGAACTTGGAGGCAACAAGGGCCAAGAAAAACCGGAGATGAACGAAGATGACactgttttcttcaacttgATCATGACACATGGCATAGGCGAAAACTTAGACGACACAATgtgttttgaagaagttatGTCGTATTTAGAACAGCAATTTGACTTCGTTCTTGCTGAAGAAACtagaatcaaaagaaatccGAGATTTGAGGACACCAGGGTCCATGTCGCGTTGTACTTTATAGAACCCACGGGACACGGGTTAAGAGAAGTTGATGTGGAGCTCATGAAAAGTATCTCTAAATATACGAATGTACTGCCAATAATAACAAGATCAGACTCATTTACCAAAGAAGAACTGATTCAATTCAGGAAAAACATTATGCTTGATGTAGAAAGATATAACGTCCCAATTTACAAATTTGAGATTGATcctgaagatgatgatttagaatccattgaagaaaaccaagCCTTGGCGTCATTGCAACCGTTTGCCATTATAACCTCAGACACCAGAAACGGCGAGGGTAAATACGTAAGGGAATATCCATGGGGCGTAATATCGATCGATGATGATAAAGTTTCGGACTTGAAAGTTTTAAAGAACGTCTTGTTTGGTTCTCATTTACAAGAGTTTAAAGATACAACACAACATTTACTTTACGAAAATTATCGTTCCGAAAAGCTGTCACTGGTGGCTAATACTGAACAGATTGGTCCCAGTGCCAAAAAGAGACAATCCAATGCTCCAAGTCTAAGCAACTTTGCATCTTTGATAAGCACTGGAAAATTTAATTCCTCCCAAACCCTAGCCAATGATTTTAGAGCAGACACACCAAGGAACCAAATCAGTGAAAACttcaaggaaaatgaatatgAAGACAATCATGAACATGGTTCTACAACAAACGAACAAGAAATGTCACCCGTAAGACAAATGGGCCAAGAGatcaaacaagaaaatgaaagtttAATAAGATCCATTAAAACGGAATCGTCGCCAAAGTTCTTGAACTCTGCGGACTTACCAGAACGTACCAAATTAAGAAACATTTCAGAAACTGTACCATATGTCTTAAGACATGAAAGAATCTTGGCAAGACAACAAAAACTGGAAGAATTAGAAGCTCAATCTGCCAAAGAGTTACAGAAAAGAATTCAAGAACTAGAAAGGAAAGCACATGAGTTGAAATTGAGGGAGAAGTTAAtcaatcaaaataaaataaatggTTCATCATCCTCAATCAATTCTCTACAACAGAGCACAAGAAgtaatatgaaaaaaaacgacACATATACTGATTTAGCATCTATTGTATCTGGTAGAGATTGAAGTTGTATCTGTACTAAAACtgaagaataaataagtaAATAAGCTACCAAAACGGTCTTTTCAACCTTTAATTACCAATTTGTAAATTCATtgcaagtttttttttatttaggGTGGCCAGCTGAGAAACACACATAAGTAAACAGTTGTCAAAATAATGTTACGAATAAATTTAACTATAGCATAAACTAAATAAGTAGAGCGTAGAAAACTACAAAAtccaaaagcaaaaatgaaGGGCGGATATTGAGCGGAAGAAAAGTAATGAAATAATATTACATTTATAATGATTTTCCATAGCTTCCATTGAAACTATAACTGGGTTTGCTCCTGCTGTTTGAACCTCTGACACCTAAGGGGTTTTTAGAGAAACTTAACCTGATGCCCCCTTTGTTATTAAGAGAAGAACGGGGATGAGGTAGTTGGCTACCATATAATTCAGCCAATGCTCTAGTGGCAAAGCtaacatcttcaaattccaCAAAACAAATTGGACCATGACCATGACCGTTTCCGTGACCATGCGAGTTCATTTTGTTCCTAAAGGACAACCTACGAAATCCCGGTTGATTAGAAAATAATTGCCTTAATTCTTGTTCCGTTGCATCAGGCGGTAAATTACCCACATACAGAGTATTGCAAGGGGGATTTTGATCTGCGGGATTAGCTGGTGGCGGAACTTTGGCTAGGAGTGACAAGTCAGCCTGTGAAATAGTTGTGGAACCTGCCACATTTGtttcgttattttttggaaatgcaGAGCCAGAAGCAGTAGATGAAGATGGCTCTTTTTGTCGAGGTAGTGCATTAGCATCCGGTtcatttgataaaaatcCTTGATTCGTTTTTTGGTTATTGAACATTGAAGAACCATTAGAAGCAGAAGGTTGGGAGTGGGAGGTTCCCGTCTGCAGGTTAAGATCTAAATCGGATGAAACATTCGAAATGTGCTGTTGAACACTATGCGTGTTATTAGCACCGTTCATTTGATTCAACAAGTGATATTGCGGTAAGGAAGCCGTGGAATGTATTACTCCTGAATTGTTCAAATTTGGTTGTGATTGAATATGTGGTACATTCTGGCTAATTAAATGATGAGATGTCGGCAACATGTTAGGTTGATGATTGTCTTGGCTTGATAATTGGAAAACAGGAATATTAGTAGCTGAGGAAGAATTCCACTCCATTACAGGCGTTGATGACATTGGAGGCTGTTGTAAAGACGTATGGAATGAAGAATTACCAACATCATTAGCCAGTTCATCACCATTCCAAATACtttcatttatttcatCCTTTTCTAAAAGTAAAAGTGACTTGCCAGCATCTTTTGGAGGTGGCATCCCAGCTGGAACTGGGGTATTAGTTACAGTGGATAAATCATGTTGTGAGATACTGTTTCGCACAAAAGGTACTGATTCCTTCCTCTGAGAACCGGTTTCTAACCCAAACGGAtcattgaatgaaaaacgCAAAGACCTTTCAGAGAGTAGCGAGGGCCTTACTTTGGCCGCTGACGATCCTAAGGGAGAGGAATTAGATCCGGCGTATGATACAGTATTAAAAGTTTGACTCTGGATTTCATTTTGCGCACTGGATGATAATTGATAATTCTTTGGAGAACTATTTGTAGTGCTGGCTGTATTATGCTCTTGAAAGCTCACGGGAAGTTGCGTTTGCTCATTAACTACGTCGATGTGGGATCTAAAAGGGAAGCTCGGCCCGAAAATTTCAGATTTCGAGTTCAGTATATTAGCATAGTGGGTCACTAAAGGTAAAGATCCAAACTTCACAACAataactttttcattttcgttgaAAGGTTCTTTATCGTCCCTTTTGAGTTCTATACTTGATACCCCGGTGGCTAATgaaaatatacaataaCATTCTCTCAGGGTGATGTCTTTTGGTAAATTCCTCAATAGCAGGCAGTAGGAGCCAACGTCCACATCACGTGGGGCCAAAGAATTACTATCATTTCCTTTCCCACTCACTGTGGACATGGTCAAATTATGAAGCATAGAAGTCATACCCGACTCTGCTACCAAGCCGTGCGGCTTCTCTCTCTTAATATTAGTCTCACTGTTGCTTCTAGCTGTGGAAAAACTATATGCATTAGGAATGGGATACGTTTCCTCCCTTGATAACGGAACATTTTCTGAACTGGAGCTAAATGCCCTTTCTATAAGATATTTGGATTCATTTAGACTCGTTTGACCGTGTACTAACGACATTTTCAGTTGGGACACCTTAaagtattattttttttctaatgtGTATGTGACGTGACAACtgaggtttttttttgaaaacccTGTTTTGGTAAAAATGTTCGAACAAATAAACAAGAGAAACCTGTTCCTTGTTTTGATAACGCGTTGATTTATGGAATATATCTTCACGCGTGGTAATAAGAACGAAACGAATTATTCAGTTCTTAGATTTTCTATTTTCCTTAGTTCCTAAACttcagaagaaaagaacgaTTGAGATGAGATCCAAAATGAGAATAGCTTTAGAACAATTGTTGGCTGTGCTTTTAGCGAGTTTTACCGTCACCACCAGATGGGTTTGTAGATCTGTAAAAATGCGGGTTAAGGTTTCCACGGTGACCTTAATTCTGCCTTTCCATTATTTAATTAACCATTCCATTTCTCTTTAAGTCTTAGAGACattaaaaaacaaaaaaataccacAACCGGGTTACAAGTAAATAGGGTCGGGTAATATAcatgttgataattacATCGTTTTGAACTAATATCGTATCAAATGAGATATGAATAAGATAATAGATAATACTGAATaaaacaaggaaaacaGGCAGGCAATGAACGGATATAATGATAATCATCAGACCATACAaaacatacatatatacatacatatgtatatacatatatttaGATGTAGCAAAACTAAGTCGTAAACCCCCAAGCACGTGGaataagcaaaagaaaactccTTTGCATAAATGAtaggaaaataataaaatcaaaaaaattagaatAGGTCAATAAACCTtaagttgaaaaaaaagaaataggTGTAGGTTTCAATTTAGATAACATGATtaaaataatttttgagagagaaaatagaaaatggaatcTGTTAGTCTTAACGTGCTTAAATTTCACTTCTGAATCCAAAAGTCCCACCAGAAATGCTGTTTCTTACCCTGCCCATGAAACTCTGCTTACCAGTGTGTTCTTCACCTTGCTCTTCGCCTTCGTATTCATGTTCACCCTCAGCATGTTCGTGCGGATGATGTCTTGGAGTGTGCTCTGCTGAGTAATTTGAATCATAATCGTAGTCAGAcccttttgaagaattctGTTTATTGTGATGGTGACTGTGATGGTCTTTTGAATGGCCAGAGCCCATCGAGCCCACAGAAACTTTTCTGCCTTGAGAGGTGGTCTCATTGTGAATCGAGTAGTCTGTAGTCTGCGCAGGAGTAGCCTCGGATTGAGATGGCAAAGCCTGATTTTGAGAAGTCGCAGCATCTTTAAATCCATAAGTTGGGACATGAGGATCAATCAAACTTGGGAAATTACCCACTTCGGCCGCGTAGGTGTTTGCAGTGTCTGTGTCTCCGATATCGGTTCTGTGCTTGTTCCTCGACTCCATTTCATGTTTGTGGCCCAATGCATCCTCGTCTAGGACCTTTGTGTTCTTGTTCACATCAATATCATGATCACTGAAGTGTTCTCTACCTGAGGAATCGTGGGCTGAAGCAGTCTGTTCTTCTGATGGTCTCTCTTGAGTGCCAACAACATTTTCTGATTTGTCAGTTGTAGTAGAACCAAAATCCGCGGTACCAACATTTTCCGATTGAGTGTACCCCGTATCTGCGTTTCTAGTGTTGTCGTATGCTGCGGTGTCCGCGTTTCTCGATTTGGCGTATGCGGTGTCTGTGGTTCCAGTATTATCAAATGCGGTGACATCAGAGTTTTCAGGATGGGCGCCTACAGTTTTAGTATTATCAAAAGGGGTGGAATTGAAATTCTTAGCCCATATTCCTCCTGTCTTTGCAGTGTCTACGTTTCCACTGCTGCCTAATTCTGCAGCATTGGTGTTCCCGGCATTTGAAGTAATATTTTCCGTAGTTTTGGTTCTTCTTGGTTCAATTTGATCAATAAGGTTAGAACGTGTTGGTGTTGGACctgaattatttttgttcagATCAGTCGGTTTGTTGTTGCTAGACAAATTGGAGAATTCATACTTCCCTAAGTTTGCG
This is a stretch of genomic DNA from Saccharomyces kudriavzevii IFO 1802 strain IFO1802 genome assembly, chromosome: 4. It encodes these proteins:
- the HO gene encoding Hop (similar to Saccharomyces cerevisiae HO (YDL227C); ancestral locus Anc_2.42) → MLSENTTILMANGEIKDIANLTANSYVMCADGSAARVVSVTQGYQKIYNIQQKTKHRAFEGEPGKLDPRRRTVYQRLDFQCTAGHKLSVRVPTKPLLEKNGRNATKYKVRWRNLQQSQTLDGRIITIPKNHHKTFPMTVEGEFAAKRFIEEMERSKGEYFNFDIEVRDLDYLDAQLRISSCIRFSPVVTGNGVLSKFLTGRNDLVTPAVKSMAWMLGLWLGDGTTKEPEISVDSLDPKLMESLREHAKTWGLYLTVCDDHIPLRAKHVRLHYGDGPGENRKTRNLRKNNPFWKAVTTLKFKRDFDGEKQIPDFMYGEHVEVREAFLAGLIDSDGYVVKKGEGPESYKIAIQTVYSSIMDGIVHISRSLGMSATVTTRSAREETIEGRKVQCQFTYDCNVAGGTTLQNVLSYCRSGHKTREVPPAVKREPVYFGFTDDFQGESTVYGLSIEGHKNFLLGNKIEVKSCGSCCVGEQHKISQRKNLKHCIACPRKGIKYFYKDWSGKNRVCARCYGRYKFSGHHCISCKYVPEAREVKKAKDKGEKLGITPEGLPIKGPECLKCGGILQFDAIRGPHKSCDTNVGVRIC
- the GCS1 gene encoding GTPase-activating protein GCS1 (similar to Saccharomyces cerevisiae GCS1 (YDL226C) and SPS18 (YNL204C); ancestral locus Anc_2.46); its protein translation is MSDWKVDPDTRRRLLQLQKVGANKKCMDCGAPNPQWATPKFGAFICLECAGIHRGLGVHISFVRSITMDQFKPEELVRMEKGGNEPLTEWFKSHNIDLSLPQKVKYDNPVAEDYKEKLTCLCEDKPFEEREHLDFDASKLSVSASVAAAATSGTAQSREGTPLENRRSATPANSGNAFNFQKEKNEAYFTELGKKNQSKPDHLPPSQGGKYQGFGSAPANSLQEQPPSSNTLSLENFQADPLGTLTKGWGLFSSAVSKSFEDVNESVIKPHVQQWQSGELSEETKRAAAQFGQKFQETSSYGFQAFSNFTKNFNGGAEANSTVGNTTYEGYQKIDDADKKTGQDEDKWDDF
- the SHS1 gene encoding septin SHS1 (similar to Saccharomyces cerevisiae SHS1 (YDL225W); ancestral locus Anc_2.51), with product MSSASTPPINLFRRKKEHRRGITYTMLFCGPVGTGKTTFANNLLETDIFPHRYQYGKTGANIIPNPEVKVVAPTKVVSFNSKNGIPSYRSEFDPMRANLEPGITITSTSLELGGNKGQEKPEMNEDDTVFFNLIMTHGIGENLDDTMCFEEVMSYLEQQFDFVLAEETRIKRNPRFEDTRVHVALYFIEPTGHGLREVDVELMKSISKYTNVLPIITRSDSFTKEELIQFRKNIMLDVERYNVPIYKFEIDPEDDDLESIEENQALASLQPFAIITSDTRNGEGKYVREYPWGVISIDDDKVSDLKVLKNVLFGSHLQEFKDTTQHLLYENYRSEKLSLVANTEQIGPSAKKRQSNAPSLSNFASLISTGKFNSSQTLANDFRADTPRNQISENFKENEYEDNHEHGSTTNEQEMSPVRQMGQEIKQENESLIRSIKTESSPKFLNSADLPERTKLRNISETVPYVLRHERILARQQKLEELEAQSAKELQKRIQELERKAHELKLREKLINQNKINGSSSSINSLQQSTRSNMKKNDTYTDLASIVSGRD
- the WHI4 gene encoding Whi4p (similar to Saccharomyces cerevisiae WHI4 (YDL224C) and WHI3 (YNL197C); ancestral locus Anc_2.52), translated to MSLVHGQTSLNESKYLIERAFSSSSENVPLSREETYPIPNAYSFSTARSNSETNIKREKPHGLVAESGMTSMLHNLTMSTVSGKGNDSNSLAPRDVDVGSYCLLLRNLPKDITLRECYCIFSLATGVSSIELKRDDKEPFNENEKVIVVKFGSLPLVTHYANILNSKSEIFGPSFPFRSHIDVVNEQTQLPVSFQEHNTASTTNSSPKNYQLSSSAQNEIQSQTFNTVSYAGSNSSPLGSSAAKVRPSLLSERSLRFSFNDPFGLETGSQRKESVPFVRNSISQHDLSTVTNTPVPAGMPPPKDAGKSLLLLEKDEINESIWNGDELANDVGNSSFHTSLQQPPMSSTPVMEWNSSSATNIPVFQLSSQDNHQPNMLPTSHHLISQNVPHIQSQPNLNNSGVIHSTASLPQYHLLNQMNGANNTHSVQQHISNVSSDLDLNLQTGTSHSQPSASNGSSMFNNQKTNQGFLSNEPDANALPRQKEPSSSTASGSAFPKNNETNVAGSTTISQADLSLLAKVPPPANPADQNPPCNTLYVGNLPPDATEQELRQLFSNQPGFRRLSFRNKMNSHGHGNGHGHGPICFVEFEDVSFATRALAELYGSQLPHPRSSLNNKGGIRLSFSKNPLGVRGSNSRSKPSYSFNGSYGKSL